From Streptomyces sp. TLI_053, a single genomic window includes:
- a CDS encoding ABC transporter ATP-binding protein, translated as MTATPPVELRVEGLRVRVGAATLLDGISLVFGPGRITGLLGPNGAGKTTLLRTVAGLIRPTAGRVLLDGTDLHTLTARRRARQVAFMEQQADTRLPLTARQVVELGRTPHRGRWPVPANAAADAHEKSVLAGAVAAADVGHLLDRPWPTLSGGERQRVQLARALVQEPGVLLLDEPTNHLDLRHQLGFLETVRGLGITTVAALHDLELAAAYCDEVVVLLDGRLFAHGPVAEVLTSPTIARVYDVDVTVERHPRHDRPHIRWNGLLPERTTP; from the coding sequence GTGACCGCGACGCCCCCCGTCGAGCTGCGCGTGGAGGGACTTCGTGTGCGCGTCGGCGCGGCCACGCTGCTGGACGGGATCTCGCTCGTGTTCGGCCCCGGCCGGATCACGGGCCTGCTCGGGCCCAACGGCGCCGGGAAGACCACCCTGCTCCGCACGGTCGCCGGGCTGATCCGGCCGACCGCGGGGCGGGTCCTCCTGGACGGAACCGACCTCCACACGCTCACGGCCCGCCGACGCGCCCGGCAGGTGGCCTTCATGGAGCAGCAGGCGGACACCCGACTCCCGCTGACGGCCCGCCAGGTCGTCGAGCTCGGACGCACACCGCACCGCGGCCGCTGGCCCGTACCGGCGAACGCCGCCGCCGACGCCCACGAGAAGTCCGTTCTCGCCGGCGCCGTCGCCGCCGCCGACGTCGGCCACCTGCTCGACCGGCCCTGGCCGACGCTGTCGGGCGGCGAGCGACAGCGTGTCCAGCTCGCGCGGGCGCTGGTGCAGGAGCCCGGCGTGCTCCTGCTCGACGAGCCCACCAACCACCTCGACCTGCGCCACCAGCTCGGCTTCCTGGAAACCGTCCGCGGACTGGGCATCACCACGGTCGCCGCGCTGCACGACCTCGAACTCGCCGCCGCCTACTGCGACGAGGTCGTCGTCCTGCTCGACGGCCGACTCTTCGCCCACGGGCCCGTCGCCGAGGTGCTCACCTCCCCCACGATCGCCCGGGTCTACGACGTCGACGTCACCGTGGAGCGGCACCCCCGGCACGACAGACCGCACATCCGGTGGAACGGACTGCTCCCCGAAAGGACGACCCCATGA
- a CDS encoding (2Fe-2S) ferredoxin domain-containing protein: MTSPAQDGAAHGSAVLLVGMSIGEVVRRDELLRTAASQRASIAFLQQGDPSLSAELTRLADAGTGTVVVIGVRLAASGPAHSWLRRIAAHWWRERAGHRPELLVATRLADSPDAVTAVSSVTKAITGTEPGLTSAAWEEVPGHRHQVMVCRGPRCTAVGAEAVQRELVRKLAELGLGDDDVLLTLTGCQFPCNQAPVVSVQPDDVWYGRIDPAAADRVVTEHLAGGRPVESHRLPRHRKERAAPSHG, translated from the coding sequence ATGACTTCTCCTGCCCAGGACGGCGCCGCCCACGGCAGTGCCGTGCTCCTGGTCGGCATGTCGATCGGGGAAGTCGTCCGCCGTGACGAACTCCTCCGGACGGCGGCCTCGCAGCGGGCCTCGATCGCCTTTCTGCAACAGGGGGACCCGTCCCTGTCGGCCGAGCTGACCAGGCTGGCCGACGCGGGCACCGGGACCGTGGTCGTGATCGGTGTCCGCCTGGCGGCCTCCGGCCCGGCCCATTCCTGGCTGCGGCGGATCGCCGCGCACTGGTGGCGCGAGCGGGCGGGCCACCGTCCCGAACTCCTCGTCGCGACCCGCCTCGCCGATTCGCCGGACGCGGTCACCGCGGTGTCCTCGGTGACGAAGGCCATCACCGGCACCGAGCCCGGCCTCACGTCCGCGGCCTGGGAGGAGGTCCCCGGGCACCGGCACCAGGTCATGGTGTGCCGCGGCCCGCGCTGCACGGCCGTCGGCGCCGAGGCGGTCCAGCGGGAGCTGGTGCGGAAGCTGGCCGAGCTGGGCCTCGGCGACGACGACGTGCTGCTCACCCTGACGGGGTGCCAGTTCCCCTGCAACCAGGCTCCCGTCGTCAGCGTGCAGCCGGACGACGTCTGGTACGGGAGGATCGACCCGGCTGCCGCCGACCGCGTCGTCACCGAGCACCTCGCCGGCGGACGACCGGTCGAGTCCCACCGACTCCCCCGCCACCGGAAGGAGCGGGCGGCCCCCTCCCACGGCTGA
- a CDS encoding isochorismatase family protein produces MTSALILVDLMPRIVALPLAPHTGDEVLARCRGLAESFRASGRPVVLVRVERPNVAEQPPGSGFADGLVHAGDVVVVKRTIGAFYGTDLDERLRQLGADTLVIAGLVTTMGVESTARAAADHGYRLEFVADAMSGLAADEHEFTVERVFPRFGEVRKTADYG; encoded by the coding sequence ATGACCTCCGCACTGATCCTCGTCGACCTGATGCCGCGCATCGTCGCTCTTCCCCTCGCCCCGCACACCGGTGACGAAGTGCTCGCGCGCTGCCGCGGGTTGGCCGAGTCGTTCCGGGCGAGTGGCCGGCCGGTGGTGCTGGTGCGGGTGGAGCGTCCGAACGTCGCCGAGCAGCCGCCGGGCAGCGGCTTCGCCGACGGCCTGGTGCACGCCGGCGACGTCGTGGTGGTCAAGCGCACCATCGGCGCGTTCTACGGGACCGATCTGGACGAGCGGTTGCGCCAACTGGGTGCGGACACCCTGGTGATCGCCGGCCTGGTCACCACGATGGGCGTCGAGTCCACCGCACGGGCCGCGGCGGACCACGGCTACCGACTGGAGTTCGTGGCCGACGCGATGTCCGGACTGGCGGCGGACGAGCACGAGTTCACCGTGGAGCGGGTCTTCCCGCGCTTCGGCGAGGTGCGGAAGACCGCAGACTACGGCTGA
- a CDS encoding multidrug effflux MFS transporter encodes MSNDAAGRQTRFIVLLAALVALGPLSIDGYLPGLPDLAGDLRAGAAATQLTITACLAGLAVGQLIAGPLSDTYGRRRPLLAGLALYTIASALCAVAPDVRTFVGLRLVQGIGGAFGIVIANAMVRDRTSGTRTARVFSALTLITGLAPVFAPVLGGQLLRVTAWPGIFVALAVLGAVMLAASAAGLPETRSSAARQPLPAVVGQLLGDRVFTGYVLANGLVFAAMFAYISGSPFVLQEIHGLSPQQYSAVFAVNAAGLIAAARISGQLVARAGARVLLLAGLLGATAGGTTVLGAVLTRAPLPALLIGLFVLVSSVGLVMPNAAAQALADHGGHAGSAAALLGFGQFMIGGALAPLAGAGGATDALPMGIIVAVLPALALLTLGVLTRSVPGERGGQHLLVHRIPEVQPDHRRPGEAAVPDLRGRPDAGDPRGQQPRSADQDQRLSGGPLTRRAPASGAAGAPGADRAPGD; translated from the coding sequence ATGAGCAACGACGCCGCCGGCCGGCAGACCCGATTCATCGTCCTGCTCGCAGCGCTCGTGGCCCTGGGACCACTGTCCATCGACGGCTACCTGCCCGGACTGCCGGACCTCGCCGGCGACCTGCGCGCCGGCGCCGCGGCCACCCAGCTCACCATCACCGCCTGCCTGGCCGGGCTGGCCGTCGGGCAGCTGATCGCCGGGCCGCTGAGCGACACCTACGGCCGGCGGCGTCCGTTGCTGGCGGGCCTCGCCCTCTACACGATCGCCAGCGCGCTCTGCGCGGTGGCGCCCGACGTCCGGACCTTCGTCGGCCTGCGCCTGGTCCAGGGCATCGGCGGGGCGTTCGGCATCGTCATCGCCAACGCCATGGTCCGCGACCGCACCTCCGGAACCCGCACCGCACGTGTCTTCTCCGCACTGACCTTGATCACCGGCCTGGCGCCGGTGTTCGCGCCGGTCCTCGGCGGCCAGCTACTGCGCGTCACGGCCTGGCCTGGAATCTTCGTGGCCCTGGCCGTACTCGGCGCCGTGATGCTGGCGGCCTCCGCTGCAGGACTGCCGGAGACCCGGTCCTCCGCGGCACGCCAGCCGCTGCCGGCTGTCGTCGGGCAGCTGCTCGGCGACCGGGTCTTCACCGGGTACGTCCTGGCCAACGGCCTGGTCTTCGCGGCGATGTTCGCCTACATCTCCGGCTCGCCGTTCGTCCTGCAGGAAATCCACGGCCTGTCACCGCAGCAGTACAGCGCCGTGTTCGCCGTCAACGCCGCCGGACTCATTGCGGCCGCCCGGATCAGCGGCCAGCTGGTGGCCCGGGCCGGCGCCCGCGTGCTGCTGCTCGCCGGTCTGCTGGGCGCGACAGCCGGTGGCACCACGGTCCTGGGCGCCGTGCTGACACGGGCACCCCTGCCCGCACTCCTGATCGGCCTGTTCGTCCTGGTCTCCAGCGTGGGCCTCGTCATGCCGAACGCCGCGGCCCAGGCCCTGGCCGACCACGGCGGACACGCCGGGTCGGCCGCCGCTCTGCTCGGCTTCGGCCAGTTCATGATCGGCGGGGCACTTGCTCCGCTGGCCGGCGCGGGTGGCGCCACCGACGCCCTGCCGATGGGAATCATCGTCGCCGTGCTGCCGGCACTCGCTCTGCTCACACTCGGCGTCCTCACCCGGTCGGTGCCCGGTGAGCGGGGTGGCCAGCATCTACTGGTACACCGGATTCCCGAGGTGCAACCCGACCACCGCCGACCCGGCGAAGCAGCTGTTCCAGATCTACGGGGACGTCCAGATGCAGGCGATCCACGAGGACAACAGCCGCGGTCCGCTGACCAAGATCAACGGCTGTCAGGCGGACCGCTGACCCGACGCGCGCCGGCCTCCGGGGCCGCCGGAGCCCCGGGGGCCGATCGCGCACCGGGTGACTGA
- a CDS encoding NAD(P)H-binding protein produces the protein MKIVLFGASGNIGRPTTEELLRRGHTVTAVTRAGHIDGLEHKALTVTTGDVTDAAAVAGLAASQDAVLSAVGPRIGQENDRATILGAARALIDGLRRAGVTRLVTVGGAGSLRTPTGARVMDDPDFPALWKANAEAQSEALDLYRAVHDLDWTYVSPAAVIGAGERTGAYRSAGDTLLTDDDGNSRISYADYAIALADTIESGTAIRRRITVAY, from the coding sequence ATGAAGATCGTCCTGTTCGGTGCCAGTGGCAACATCGGCCGGCCCACCACCGAGGAACTACTGCGTCGCGGCCACACCGTCACCGCGGTCACCCGAGCCGGCCACATCGACGGACTCGAGCACAAGGCCCTGACCGTGACCACCGGTGACGTCACGGACGCCGCCGCGGTCGCCGGCCTCGCCGCCTCCCAGGACGCCGTACTGTCGGCCGTCGGCCCCCGGATCGGCCAGGAGAACGACCGCGCCACGATCCTCGGTGCCGCCCGTGCGCTGATCGACGGACTCCGCCGAGCCGGCGTCACCCGCCTGGTCACCGTCGGCGGTGCGGGTAGCCTCCGCACGCCGACCGGCGCCCGGGTCATGGACGACCCGGACTTCCCCGCGCTGTGGAAGGCCAACGCCGAGGCCCAGTCCGAAGCGCTCGACCTCTACCGCGCCGTGCACGACCTCGACTGGACGTACGTGTCGCCCGCCGCAGTCATCGGAGCGGGCGAGCGGACCGGGGCCTACCGCAGCGCCGGGGACACCCTGCTCACCGACGACGACGGCAACAGCCGCATCTCGTACGCCGACTACGCGATCGCCTTGGCCGACACGATCGAGAGCGGCACCGCGATCCGCCGCCGCATCACCGTGGCGTACTGA
- a CDS encoding MBL fold metallo-hydrolase translates to MTSTLSVRRLSWAGVEIRLGDTRLLIDPLENVAPLAPVMGPPHRPVDPVDAPPGTHALITHLHPDHYDHDLIARIAATGTIGCHTPSAAALHEAGITPVAQDLGRSRRIGELTVTPVTSLDWRGNDCDQVAWVVEGAGRRVIHCGDTQWHGSWWQIARDHGPFDVAFVPVNGVIAHFEGYAANVPATMTPEQGVEAAVALGAGTVCAMHYGLFHNPPFYTEQPDIEQRFQHAADERGITAAIVADGQSVL, encoded by the coding sequence ATGACCTCCACCCTTTCCGTGCGTCGGCTGTCCTGGGCCGGCGTCGAGATCCGTCTCGGCGACACCCGCCTGCTGATCGACCCGCTCGAGAACGTCGCTCCGCTGGCGCCGGTGATGGGGCCGCCGCACCGGCCGGTCGACCCGGTCGATGCCCCGCCCGGCACCCACGCCCTCATCACCCACCTGCACCCCGACCACTACGACCACGACCTGATCGCCCGGATCGCGGCCACCGGCACGATCGGCTGCCACACCCCGAGCGCGGCGGCGCTGCACGAGGCGGGCATCACCCCCGTCGCCCAGGACCTGGGCCGGTCACGCCGCATCGGAGAGCTGACCGTCACCCCGGTGACCTCGCTGGACTGGCGCGGCAACGACTGTGACCAGGTCGCCTGGGTCGTCGAAGGCGCCGGCCGGCGGGTCATCCACTGCGGCGACACCCAGTGGCACGGCAGCTGGTGGCAGATCGCCCGCGACCACGGCCCGTTCGACGTCGCGTTCGTCCCGGTCAACGGCGTCATCGCCCACTTCGAGGGCTACGCGGCCAACGTCCCGGCGACCATGACCCCCGAGCAGGGCGTCGAGGCCGCCGTCGCACTCGGCGCCGGCACCGTCTGCGCCATGCACTACGGCCTGTTCCACAACCCGCCCTTCTACACCGAACAACCCGACATCGAGCAGCGCTTCCAGCACGCCGCCGACGAGCGCGGCATCACCGCGGCCATCGTCGCCGACGGCCAGTCCGTCCTCTGA
- a CDS encoding helix-turn-helix domain-containing protein: MRTYGQYCGIAKALDTIGDRWTLLIVRELLALGPCRHTDLRNGLPGIASNLLVDRLRELEEAGLIHREPAPPPVATTLFSLTERGRALEPVLQELSRWGVPLLREPGGNDTFRTHWLDVPARALTDHRPDQPAIALQLHADGSEDLVIEVKDGSVHTHAGRVDHPTASLTGPPHLLAATLLGDLDLSAAVQQGLRLSGEREAVMRILPR; the protein is encoded by the coding sequence ATGCGCACCTACGGGCAGTACTGCGGCATCGCGAAAGCACTGGACACCATCGGCGACCGATGGACCCTGCTGATCGTCCGTGAACTGCTCGCCCTGGGTCCTTGCCGGCACACCGACCTGCGCAACGGGCTGCCCGGGATCGCCAGCAACCTGCTGGTCGACCGGCTCCGCGAACTCGAGGAAGCCGGCCTGATCCACCGCGAGCCCGCGCCGCCGCCGGTGGCCACCACCCTGTTCTCCCTCACCGAGCGTGGCCGCGCGCTGGAGCCGGTGCTGCAGGAGCTGAGCCGGTGGGGCGTGCCGCTGTTGCGTGAGCCGGGCGGCAACGACACCTTCCGCACCCACTGGCTGGACGTGCCCGCCCGGGCACTGACCGACCACCGCCCCGACCAGCCGGCAATCGCCCTGCAACTGCACGCCGACGGCAGCGAGGACCTGGTCATCGAGGTCAAGGACGGCTCGGTGCACACACACGCCGGCCGGGTCGACCACCCCACCGCGTCCCTGACCGGACCGCCGCACCTGCTGGCTGCGACTCTGCTCGGCGACCTCGATCTGAGCGCCGCAGTACAGCAAGGCCTGCGGCTCAGCGGCGAACGCGAGGCAGTAATGCGCATCCTGCCCCGCTGA
- a CDS encoding recombinase family protein, translating into MPESPFAEHLSDGTGAMFFAVLAAAARIERNYIREKTLEGQQTAAAKGNHGGRPKAIDDDMPTFALALKAKGVPVPDIAGKPVVKTGKNAGKNPSVASVHRALAEAEEAAAAQADDDPPLRPTPVRLHRPGDPLTAEDLQLRERLVAQRAELTAADREEVSR; encoded by the coding sequence TTGCCCGAATCTCCGTTCGCAGAACATCTCTCGGACGGGACGGGCGCGATGTTCTTCGCCGTGCTGGCCGCCGCCGCCCGGATCGAGCGCAACTACATCCGGGAGAAGACGCTGGAGGGCCAGCAGACCGCCGCGGCCAAGGGCAACCACGGCGGCCGGCCCAAGGCCATCGACGACGACATGCCGACCTTCGCCCTCGCCCTCAAGGCCAAGGGCGTCCCGGTGCCGGACATCGCCGGGAAGCCGGTCGTCAAGACCGGCAAGAACGCCGGGAAGAATCCCTCGGTGGCCTCCGTCCACCGGGCACTGGCCGAGGCCGAGGAAGCCGCCGCGGCCCAGGCCGACGACGACCCGCCCCTGCGGCCCACACCCGTCCGGCTCCACCGGCCCGGCGACCCGCTCACCGCCGAGGACCTTCAGCTGCGCGAGCGCCTGGTCGCCCAGCGCGCCGAACTCACCGCCGCCGACCGCGAGGAGGTCTCCCGGTGA
- a CDS encoding PASTA domain-containing protein, whose translation MRNTSSGPAPFDPGLEAELRAAVASFADGPTAPVVDAAAIERVVGRSRTRRALLGTAAACCVLACATVGFFALKPVPPAPGASLSLPPSANGACTLLATGTPKGGSADATPTQEQEQEQTAGAGVALPDLAGMPVEQAGSLLRGLGLSCTIMRHTDWNAPAGQVISSAPRGGAGPVAPGSSVLLLVSTGKPGGT comes from the coding sequence GTGAGGAACACGTCGTCCGGACCCGCCCCGTTCGATCCGGGCCTCGAAGCCGAGCTGCGTGCCGCGGTGGCCTCCTTCGCCGACGGGCCGACGGCGCCGGTCGTCGACGCGGCCGCGATCGAGCGAGTCGTCGGCCGCAGCCGCACCCGCCGGGCGCTCCTCGGCACCGCTGCGGCGTGCTGCGTGCTGGCGTGCGCCACGGTGGGGTTCTTCGCGCTGAAGCCTGTACCGCCCGCGCCCGGCGCCTCCCTGTCCCTGCCCCCATCGGCGAACGGGGCGTGCACCCTGCTCGCCACCGGCACCCCCAAGGGCGGAAGCGCCGATGCGACTCCGACACAGGAGCAGGAGCAGGAGCAGACCGCGGGAGCGGGCGTCGCGCTGCCGGACCTGGCCGGCATGCCGGTCGAACAGGCCGGAAGCCTGCTGCGCGGACTCGGACTGAGCTGCACGATCATGCGGCACACGGACTGGAACGCTCCTGCCGGGCAGGTGATCAGCAGTGCCCCCCGGGGCGGCGCAGGACCGGTGGCACCGGGCTCGTCCGTCCTCCTGCTGGTCTCGACGGGCAAACCCGGCGGAACCTGA
- a CDS encoding SigE family RNA polymerase sigma factor codes for MRFRRSGPGNGFTEFVAQRSGALFRTAYALTGDVHVAEDLVQEALERACRQWRKVAVADSPEAYVRKVLVNLANDRWRRLSRLGERPGLSGVPETADPRDRFGQVDLRAELIEALLGLPMGMRSVVVLYYLHDLDARQVADVLDISSSAVRSQLARGLAKLRDSVSGARAPHTPSAAFGGTK; via the coding sequence GTGAGGTTTCGCAGGAGCGGTCCGGGCAACGGATTCACGGAGTTCGTCGCACAGCGGTCGGGAGCGTTGTTCCGCACCGCGTATGCGCTGACCGGTGACGTGCACGTGGCCGAGGATCTGGTGCAGGAGGCGCTGGAGCGGGCGTGCCGACAGTGGCGGAAGGTCGCGGTGGCGGACTCGCCGGAGGCGTACGTGCGCAAGGTGCTGGTCAACCTGGCCAACGACCGCTGGCGGCGGCTGTCGCGCCTGGGCGAGCGCCCCGGGCTGTCGGGGGTGCCCGAGACGGCCGACCCCCGGGACCGGTTCGGGCAGGTGGATCTGCGCGCGGAACTGATCGAGGCACTGCTCGGGCTGCCGATGGGCATGCGCAGCGTGGTGGTCCTGTACTACCTGCACGATCTGGACGCCCGGCAGGTCGCCGATGTCCTGGACATCTCTTCGAGTGCGGTGAGGTCCCAGCTCGCCCGCGGCCTGGCCAAGCTGCGCGATTCCGTATCGGGCGCCCGGGCGCCGCACACCCCGTCGGCCGCTTTCGGAGGTACGAAGTGA
- a CDS encoding pirin family protein, whose protein sequence is MPDADVPSPSARGGRTETPGSPVHELLAPREAALGGSTVVRRLLPNLGRRMVGAWAFVDHYGPDDIADEPGMQVPPHPHMGLQTVSWLHAGEVLHRDSLGSLQTVRPRELGLMTSGRAISHSEESPRPHAPLLHGAQLWVALPDAHRHREPAFEHHADLPTVTAPGLHATVILGTLDGATSPGTTHTPIVGADLTLAHGTDLRLPLDPDFEYAVLTMSGRTTVDGVPLDPGAMLYLGTGRRTLPLHADTDATLLLLGGEPFEEKLVMWWNFIGRSGAEILEARNDWEAGTRFGEVHGYDGARLHAPALPDIPLKARGRVR, encoded by the coding sequence GCGCGAGGCCGCGCTCGGCGGCAGCACCGTCGTGCGCCGCCTCCTCCCGAACCTCGGCCGCCGCATGGTCGGCGCCTGGGCGTTCGTGGACCACTACGGTCCGGACGACATCGCGGACGAGCCCGGTATGCAGGTGCCCCCGCACCCCCACATGGGCCTCCAGACCGTGAGCTGGCTGCACGCGGGCGAGGTGCTGCACCGCGACAGCCTCGGCAGCCTGCAGACCGTCCGCCCCCGCGAACTGGGCCTGATGACCTCCGGCCGGGCGATCTCCCACTCCGAGGAGTCCCCCCGCCCGCACGCCCCGCTGCTGCACGGCGCCCAGCTGTGGGTCGCCCTCCCCGACGCCCACCGCCACCGCGAACCCGCCTTCGAGCACCACGCCGACCTGCCCACCGTCACCGCCCCCGGCCTGCACGCCACCGTGATCCTCGGCACCCTCGACGGCGCCACCTCCCCCGGCACCACCCACACCCCGATCGTCGGCGCCGACCTCACCCTCGCCCACGGCACCGACCTCCGGCTCCCCCTGGACCCCGACTTCGAGTACGCCGTCCTCACCATGTCCGGCCGCACCACCGTCGACGGTGTCCCCCTCGACCCCGGCGCCATGCTCTACCTCGGCACCGGCCGCCGCACCCTCCCCCTCCACGCGGACACCGACGCCACCCTCCTGCTCCTCGGCGGCGAACCCTTCGAGGAGAAGCTGGTCATGTGGTGGAACTTCATCGGCCGGTCCGGTGCCGAGATCCTCGAGGCCCGCAACGACTGGGAGGCCGGCACCCGCTTCGGCGAGGTCCACGGCTACGACGGCGCCCGCCTGCACGCCCCGGCCCTCCCCGACATCCCCCTGAAGGCGCGCGGCCGAGTGCGCTGA